From Bradyrhizobium symbiodeficiens, the proteins below share one genomic window:
- a CDS encoding mismatch-specific DNA-glycosylase: protein MANTGIHRLPDQLRPNLRLVFVGTAASTRSAELGHYYAHPGNRFWRALHEAGITPRRYQPGEFASLIELGIGFTDLSKTGAGMDHQIAAETIDVPGFRAKMETYRPRTIAFTSKKAASLFYGRPSTAIRLGRQMRNEDLPEIFVLPSPSGAASGHWTLEPWRELAAWIAALDAQRPQTSS from the coding sequence TTGGCTAACACTGGGATCCACCGCCTCCCCGACCAACTCCGCCCAAACCTCCGCCTCGTCTTCGTCGGCACCGCCGCCTCGACGCGCTCGGCCGAACTCGGGCATTACTACGCCCATCCCGGCAACCGCTTCTGGCGCGCGCTGCATGAGGCCGGGATCACGCCGCGGCGCTATCAGCCAGGCGAATTCGCGTCGCTGATCGAGCTTGGGATCGGCTTCACCGATCTCTCCAAGACGGGCGCGGGAATGGATCACCAGATCGCAGCGGAGACGATCGACGTGCCGGGCTTCAGGGCGAAGATGGAGACGTACCGGCCGCGAACGATTGCGTTCACGAGCAAGAAGGCGGCGAGCTTGTTCTACGGCCGGCCGTCAACGGCGATTAGGCTGGGGCGGCAGATGCGCAATGAGGATTTGCCGGAGATCTTTGTGCTGCCCTCGCCGTCGGGCGCGGCGTCCGGGCATTGGACGCTGGAGCCGTGGCGGGAGCTTGCGGCGTGGATCGCTGCACTCGACGCACAACGCCCACAGACCTCATCCTGA
- a CDS encoding VOC family protein: protein MTSITPFLWFDNNVQEAVAFYKSVFPNAEVETVSDFMAVFELEGQRFHALNGGPQYKFNEAVSFFISVETQAEVDYFWSRLIADGGEESRCGWLKDKFGLSWQVVPSALGRYLGDHDRTKANRVMQAMMGMRKIVIADLDKAYAG, encoded by the coding sequence ATGACGTCAATCACGCCGTTTCTCTGGTTCGACAACAACGTTCAGGAGGCTGTCGCCTTCTACAAATCGGTGTTCCCCAACGCTGAGGTCGAGACCGTCAGCGACTTCATGGCGGTGTTCGAGCTCGAGGGCCAGCGCTTCCACGCGCTCAACGGCGGGCCGCAATACAAGTTCAACGAAGCGGTGTCGTTCTTCATCAGCGTGGAGACGCAAGCGGAAGTCGACTATTTCTGGAGCCGGTTGATTGCGGACGGCGGTGAAGAGTCCCGCTGCGGCTGGCTCAAGGACAAGTTCGGCCTGTCCTGGCAGGTAGTGCCATCGGCGCTCGGCCGCTATCTCGGCGACCACGATAGGACCAAGGCCAACCGCGTCATGCAGGCGATGATGGGGATGCGGAAGATCGTGATCGCGGACCTCGACAAGGCCTATGCGGGGTGA
- a CDS encoding glutathione S-transferase family protein has protein sequence MIPTITAFESSPDRGRGQARDMRVRWALEEVGQPYDVRLVSFAEMKQPAHLALHPFGQIPTYEDGDLALFESGAIVLHLAERHVGLLPDEDNARSRAIAWVFAALSTLEPPIVELGMAMLFERDRSWYAERLPMLRDRVRTRLGELSRRLGGADWLDGGFSAGDLMMVTVLRRLHTSGLLDEYPDLAAYVVRGEARPAFRRAFDAQLAVFTAASRS, from the coding sequence ATGATCCCCACCATCACCGCCTTCGAAAGCTCACCCGATCGCGGGCGCGGCCAGGCCCGCGACATGCGGGTGCGCTGGGCGCTCGAAGAGGTGGGGCAGCCTTACGATGTCCGCCTCGTCTCGTTCGCCGAGATGAAACAACCCGCCCATCTCGCCCTGCATCCATTCGGGCAGATTCCGACCTATGAGGACGGCGACCTCGCCTTGTTCGAGTCGGGCGCGATCGTGCTGCATCTCGCGGAGCGCCATGTCGGGTTGCTGCCTGACGAGGACAATGCCAGGAGCCGTGCGATCGCATGGGTGTTTGCCGCGCTGAGCACGCTGGAGCCGCCGATCGTCGAGCTCGGGATGGCCATGCTGTTCGAGCGCGACAGGAGCTGGTACGCGGAGCGCCTGCCGATGCTCAGGGATCGCGTCCGTACCAGGCTCGGCGAATTGTCCCGCCGCCTCGGCGGTGCCGACTGGCTCGACGGCGGGTTCAGCGCCGGCGATCTGATGATGGTGACCGTGCTGCGCCGGCTGCACACATCGGGCCTGCTCGACGAGTATCCTGATCTTGCCGCCTATGTCGTTCGCGGCGAGGCGCGGCCGGCGTTCCGACGGGCTTTCGATGCGCAGCTGGCGGTGTTCACCGCGGCATCGCGTTCGTAG
- a CDS encoding glutathione S-transferase family protein, whose protein sequence is MLTLYSYPDLFGVADNNGYGLKVYAFLKLAGVPFVHEHVFDASAAPRGQLPYIVDDGETIGDSETIIAHAIAKYRLTIDADLSAEQRRTNHFVTRMLDDLYWVMSYSRWKDDRFYPAFRDGFIAQHPQIDAKGFEKAKAYNSQRYHYQGIGRYAPDQAYARGLADLQVLAEIVPATGFVHGEQPTSVDAGIYGFIANIYYFPIPTPLKAFVDAHANLVAHCERIHAAVSGS, encoded by the coding sequence ATGCTGACCCTCTACTCCTATCCCGATCTGTTCGGCGTCGCCGACAACAACGGCTACGGCCTCAAGGTCTACGCGTTCCTGAAGCTCGCCGGCGTGCCGTTCGTGCATGAACACGTCTTCGATGCTTCCGCCGCGCCTCGGGGGCAGCTGCCTTATATCGTCGACGACGGCGAGACCATCGGCGATAGCGAGACCATCATCGCGCATGCGATCGCGAAATATCGCCTGACCATCGATGCCGATTTATCCGCGGAGCAGCGCCGCACCAATCACTTCGTCACGCGCATGCTCGACGACCTCTATTGGGTGATGTCGTATTCGCGCTGGAAGGACGATCGCTTCTATCCGGCGTTCCGCGACGGCTTCATCGCGCAGCATCCGCAGATCGATGCGAAAGGATTCGAGAAGGCGAAGGCGTACAATTCACAGCGCTATCATTATCAGGGCATCGGCCGCTACGCGCCCGATCAGGCCTACGCGCGAGGGCTCGCCGATTTGCAGGTGCTGGCCGAGATCGTGCCGGCGACAGGCTTCGTCCACGGCGAGCAGCCCACCAGCGTCGATGCCGGCATCTATGGCTTCATCGCCAACATCTACTACTTTCCGATCCCGACCCCGCTGAAGGCCTTCGTCGACGCGCACGCAAATCTCGTCGCGCATTGCGAGCGGATTCACGCGGCGGTGAGTGGATCGTAG
- a CDS encoding RidA family protein, protein MPIQHFAPPPHVKAPPLSFATRVGDLLFVSGIPGFDANGALPESFEAQFANVVVNIKRVLDEAGAGIRDLAKVNVLLTRAADVAAMNALYAGAFGPPPYPARTTCVVQALPDPKMLIEIEAVASLAK, encoded by the coding sequence ATGCCGATCCAGCATTTCGCGCCCCCGCCGCACGTCAAGGCGCCGCCGCTGTCGTTCGCGACGCGCGTCGGCGATCTCCTGTTCGTCTCCGGCATTCCCGGCTTCGACGCCAATGGCGCGCTGCCCGAGAGTTTCGAGGCGCAGTTCGCCAATGTCGTCGTCAACATCAAGCGCGTGCTGGACGAGGCCGGCGCCGGCATCCGCGACCTCGCCAAGGTCAACGTGCTCCTGACCCGCGCCGCCGACGTCGCCGCCATGAATGCGCTCTATGCCGGCGCCTTCGGCCCGCCGCCCTACCCGGCGCGCACCACCTGCGTGGTGCAGGCCCTGCCCGATCCGAAGATGCTGATCGAGATCGAAGCGGTGGCCTCGCTGGCGAAGTGA
- a CDS encoding molecular chaperone DnaJ, whose translation MMERLDTRLDSWKPALERLRSAHSADWAEAGRLVAEIARMSPDATLRQAAEQALPVLRQAVDNDDHGVTLAAQRRLGVVLEVVHDLTAPRFGRRNATPKQLSSEDRARKVLGLPLSVQITCEDINQAYRRAAKGMHPDRGGSAQAFIDLAAARDLLIHPGAHKDA comes from the coding sequence ATGATGGAACGGCTCGACACCCGGCTCGACTCCTGGAAACCTGCCCTCGAACGCCTGCGGTCGGCGCATTCGGCCGATTGGGCCGAGGCGGGGCGGCTCGTGGCCGAGATCGCGCGGATGAGCCCGGATGCCACGCTGCGCCAGGCCGCCGAGCAGGCGCTTCCGGTGCTGCGCCAGGCGGTCGACAATGACGATCACGGCGTCACGCTGGCGGCCCAGCGCCGTCTCGGTGTGGTGCTCGAAGTCGTTCATGATCTGACCGCGCCGCGCTTCGGCCGCCGCAACGCCACGCCGAAACAACTGTCCAGCGAGGATCGCGCCCGCAAGGTGCTCGGCCTGCCGCTTTCGGTGCAGATCACCTGCGAGGACATCAACCAGGCCTATCGCCGCGCCGCCAAGGGCATGCATCCCGACCGCGGCGGCAGCGCGCAAGCCTTCATCGACCTCGCCGCCGCACGCGACCTCCTGATCCATCCCGGCGCGCATAAGGACGCGTGA
- a CDS encoding SDR family NAD(P)-dependent oxidoreductase, with protein MALLANHIAVVTGAGSGIGRAIAAGYAREGAQMVLLDVNADTVAEAAGEIRKAGGRAESFALDVTRREDCFALAKQVADKVGQVSILVNNAGITRRNAFTAETETVAKDWNDIISLNLNGVFNVTQAFLAPLRASKGRIVNIGSIQSFVHLRTPSSAAYTTSKHGVLGFTKALAAELGKEGVRVNAIGPGFIETNINANVRATNPALVQAFVDHTPLARTGKPEDIVGPAIFLASDLSAYVTGTIVMVDGGYRTV; from the coding sequence ATGGCATTGCTCGCAAACCATATCGCCGTCGTCACCGGGGCCGGCTCCGGCATCGGCCGCGCCATCGCCGCCGGCTATGCCCGCGAGGGCGCGCAAATGGTGCTGCTCGACGTCAACGCCGACACCGTCGCGGAGGCCGCCGGGGAGATCCGCAAGGCGGGCGGCAGGGCCGAGAGTTTTGCGCTGGACGTGACCCGGCGCGAGGATTGCTTCGCGCTGGCCAAACAGGTCGCCGACAAGGTCGGGCAGGTCTCGATCCTCGTCAACAATGCCGGCATCACCCGCCGCAACGCCTTCACCGCGGAGACCGAGACGGTGGCGAAGGACTGGAACGACATCATCTCGCTCAACCTCAACGGCGTCTTCAACGTGACGCAGGCCTTCCTCGCACCCTTGCGCGCGAGCAAAGGCCGCATCGTCAATATCGGCTCGATCCAGTCCTTCGTGCATCTGCGCACGCCGAGCTCGGCGGCCTATACGACCTCGAAGCACGGCGTGCTCGGCTTCACCAAGGCGCTCGCGGCCGAGCTCGGCAAGGAAGGCGTGCGCGTCAACGCGATCGGGCCGGGCTTCATCGAGACCAACATCAACGCCAATGTGCGCGCGACAAATCCGGCACTGGTGCAGGCCTTCGTCGACCACACCCCGCTGGCGCGCACCGGCAAGCCCGAGGATATCGTGGGTCCCGCGATCTTCCTCGCTTCTGATCTGTCGGCCTATGTCACGGGAACGATCGTGATGGTGGACGGCGGCTACCGCACGGTGTGA
- a CDS encoding helix-turn-helix domain-containing protein: MTTVHVAASEPGAQFLAPHQIVPLLIGATVDEVERELVLQTLARCDGNRTRASRVLGLSVRTLRNKIRIYAASGIDVPAYQD; encoded by the coding sequence ATGACCACTGTTCATGTCGCTGCGTCCGAACCGGGCGCACAATTCCTTGCCCCTCACCAGATCGTGCCGCTTCTGATCGGCGCCACCGTCGACGAGGTCGAGCGCGAGCTCGTGCTCCAGACGCTCGCGCGCTGCGACGGCAACCGCACCCGCGCCTCGCGCGTGCTCGGCCTGTCGGTGCGCACGCTGCGCAACAAGATCAGGATCTACGCGGCGTCCGGGATCGACGTGCCCGCCTATCAGGACTAG
- a CDS encoding collagen-like protein → MADEQKRQGSQGPRGRQGEPGRPGPQGHPGRRGPDGARGKPGPQGKPGPQGKPGPIGKAGPQGKSGPQGKQGEVGPRGAAGAQGPAGAQGPAGLQGPAGPQGPRGEAGPAGQLPSIEQVLPWLDQLFDAWDERRRQRERDAAEREALEAAERAALEAAVRETDEDMVDDESDDAEGDEHRKKKKKKKHGYKD, encoded by the coding sequence GTGGCAGACGAACAGAAACGGCAGGGATCTCAGGGGCCGCGCGGACGGCAGGGCGAGCCGGGACGGCCGGGACCGCAGGGTCATCCGGGCCGCCGCGGACCCGATGGCGCGCGCGGCAAGCCGGGGCCGCAGGGCAAGCCGGGGCCGCAGGGCAAGCCGGGGCCGATCGGAAAGGCGGGACCGCAGGGCAAGTCCGGTCCGCAAGGCAAGCAGGGCGAGGTCGGTCCGCGCGGGGCCGCCGGCGCGCAGGGACCTGCCGGAGCACAAGGACCTGCCGGACTGCAGGGGCCGGCGGGACCACAAGGCCCGCGCGGCGAGGCGGGGCCGGCCGGTCAATTGCCCTCGATCGAACAGGTGCTGCCGTGGCTCGATCAGCTGTTCGACGCCTGGGACGAGCGCCGCCGCCAGCGCGAGCGCGACGCCGCCGAACGCGAGGCACTGGAGGCCGCCGAGCGCGCCGCGCTGGAAGCCGCGGTGCGGGAGACCGACGAGGACATGGTCGACGACGAGAGCGACGACGCCGAAGGCGACGAGCACAGGAAGAAGAAGAAAAAGAAGAAACACGGCTACAAGGATTAG
- a CDS encoding DUF2277 domain-containing protein: MCRNIKTLFNFEPPATEDEIHASALQFVRKLSGFNRPSQANEAAFERAVAEVSQAARHLLTSLHTHAPARDREVEAERARERSRLRFG; this comes from the coding sequence ATGTGCCGCAACATCAAGACGCTGTTCAACTTCGAGCCGCCGGCGACGGAGGACGAGATCCACGCCAGCGCGCTCCAGTTCGTGCGAAAGCTGTCCGGCTTCAACAGGCCGTCGCAGGCCAACGAGGCGGCGTTCGAGCGCGCAGTGGCCGAGGTCTCGCAGGCCGCGCGACATCTCCTGACCTCGCTGCACACCCATGCGCCGGCGCGCGACCGCGAGGTCGAGGCGGAAAGGGCCAGGGAGCGCTCGCGGTTGCGATTTGGCTAG
- a CDS encoding alpha/beta fold hydrolase, whose product MKACYAALSAVVLTFSTPVFAADYPTPRQGDWIAKDFKFHTGETMPELKLHYTTVGEPSGQPVLVLHGTGGSGTGMLGPTFGGEMFGPGQPLDAAKYYIILPDGIGHGKSSKPSDGMKTGFPKYDYDDMVEAQYRLVTEGLGVKHLRLVIGNSMGGMHTWLWGEKYPSAMDALVPMASQPTEMASRNWMMRRIMLDTIRNDPDYNGGNYTSQPRMMKYAATAYGIASIGGTLAYQSQAPTAAKADKIVDDRLATPITADANDFVYQWESSHDYNAGEKLEAIEASLLLINSADDERNPPETGVTDAAMKRVKNGRLYLIPASAETRGHGTTGNAKFYSEQVRQLLEITPQRTIESARR is encoded by the coding sequence ATGAAGGCTTGCTACGCCGCATTGTCAGCTGTCGTCCTGACCTTTTCGACGCCGGTTTTCGCCGCCGATTATCCGACACCCAGGCAAGGCGACTGGATCGCCAAGGACTTCAAGTTCCACACCGGCGAGACCATGCCGGAGCTGAAGCTGCATTACACCACGGTCGGCGAGCCCTCGGGCCAACCGGTGCTGGTGCTGCATGGCACCGGCGGCTCCGGCACCGGCATGCTGGGGCCGACATTCGGTGGCGAGATGTTCGGTCCGGGACAACCGCTCGATGCCGCCAAATATTACATCATCCTTCCTGATGGCATCGGCCACGGCAAATCGTCGAAGCCCTCCGACGGGATGAAGACGGGTTTCCCGAAATACGATTACGACGACATGGTCGAGGCGCAGTATCGCCTGGTGACGGAAGGCCTCGGCGTCAAGCATCTGCGGCTCGTGATCGGCAATTCGATGGGCGGCATGCACACCTGGCTGTGGGGCGAAAAATATCCGAGCGCGATGGACGCGCTGGTCCCGATGGCCTCGCAGCCGACCGAGATGGCCTCGCGCAACTGGATGATGCGGCGGATCATGCTCGACACCATCCGCAACGATCCCGACTACAATGGCGGCAATTACACCAGCCAGCCGCGCATGATGAAATACGCGGCCACCGCCTATGGCATCGCCAGCATCGGCGGCACGCTGGCCTATCAATCGCAGGCGCCGACCGCGGCCAAGGCCGACAAGATCGTCGATGACCGGCTGGCGACGCCGATCACGGCGGACGCCAACGACTTCGTCTATCAATGGGAGTCCTCGCACGACTACAATGCCGGCGAGAAGCTCGAAGCCATCGAAGCATCGCTGCTGCTGATCAATTCCGCCGACGACGAGCGCAACCCGCCCGAGACCGGCGTCACGGACGCGGCCATGAAGCGGGTCAAGAACGGCCGCCTCTATTTGATCCCGGCGAGTGCCGAGACGCGCGGCCACGGCACCACCGGCAATGCGAAATTCTACAGCGAGCAGGTCCGGCAATTGCTGGAGATCACGCCGCAGCGAACGATCGAATCGGCACGCCGCTGA
- a CDS encoding DoxX family protein codes for MASEPDRRRAVMRFALAALYIAAGFAHLAVPDKFLAIAPSWVPFPIEVILVTGVCEIAGSIALLTTPLRWWAGVALALYALCVWPANIKHALEGIDVPPIPNSWLYHGPRLVLQPVLIWWALYCADVIAWPWRRQRG; via the coding sequence ATGGCGTCCGAACCCGACCGCAGGCGCGCGGTGATGCGCTTCGCTCTTGCCGCGCTCTACATCGCTGCCGGGTTTGCGCATCTGGCCGTCCCTGACAAGTTTCTCGCGATCGCGCCGTCGTGGGTTCCGTTCCCGATAGAGGTCATTCTCGTCACCGGCGTTTGTGAGATTGCGGGCTCGATCGCATTGCTGACGACGCCGCTGCGCTGGTGGGCAGGCGTGGCGCTCGCGCTCTATGCGCTTTGCGTTTGGCCGGCCAACATCAAGCACGCACTGGAGGGTATCGACGTTCCGCCCATCCCCAACAGCTGGCTTTACCATGGACCGCGCCTGGTGCTTCAGCCCGTGCTGATCTGGTGGGCACTCTACTGCGCCGACGTGATCGCATGGCCATGGCGGCGACAAAGGGGATAG
- a CDS encoding MSMEG_1061 family FMN-dependent PPOX-type flavoprotein, with translation MTQLCPEDLATIYAEPSPRVIAKARPAIDAHAKKFIEMSPFCVLATSGADGSVDASPRGGGTGFVHVAGPNQLLMPDRSGNNRIDSFRNVVEGSGFVHLLFFVPGIDETLRVGGRGTLSADPDLLAAMVEFGKPPRAVLNVAVSEVYFHCGKALMRSKLWSPEKVQRSVMPSIVTVVHEQTGLGEPASQEAVEEIYKTQL, from the coding sequence GTGACCCAGCTTTGCCCCGAAGACCTCGCCACCATCTATGCCGAACCGAGCCCGCGCGTGATCGCGAAAGCGCGGCCCGCGATCGATGCGCACGCGAAGAAGTTCATCGAGATGTCGCCGTTCTGCGTGCTCGCGACATCGGGCGCGGACGGTAGCGTCGATGCCTCGCCACGCGGCGGCGGCACCGGCTTCGTCCATGTCGCCGGTCCCAACCAGTTGCTGATGCCGGACCGCTCCGGCAACAACCGGATCGACAGCTTTCGCAACGTCGTCGAGGGCTCGGGCTTCGTGCATCTGTTGTTCTTCGTGCCCGGGATCGACGAGACGCTACGTGTCGGCGGACGCGGCACGCTGTCGGCCGATCCGGATCTGCTCGCCGCAATGGTCGAATTCGGCAAGCCGCCGCGCGCGGTGCTCAACGTCGCCGTCAGCGAGGTCTATTTCCACTGCGGCAAGGCGCTGATGCGCTCGAAGTTATGGTCGCCCGAGAAAGTGCAGCGCTCGGTCATGCCCAGCATCGTCACTGTCGTTCACGAGCAGACCGGCCTCGGCGAGCCCGCGAGCCAGGAGGCCGTGGAAGAGATCTACAAAACGCAGTTGTAG
- the bfr gene encoding bacterioferritin — protein sequence MQGDAKVIDYLNKSLRHELTAINQYWLHYRFLDNWGLLDMAKVWRKESIEEMEHADKLTARILFLDGFPNMQVLDPLRIGQNVKEIIECDLAAEMSARALYQEAATYCHGVKDYVTRDLFEKLMSDEEHHIDFLETQLDLIGRIGLELYTQKHVGGLEGEGH from the coding sequence ATGCAGGGCGACGCAAAAGTCATCGACTATCTCAACAAGTCACTGCGTCACGAACTGACTGCGATCAACCAGTACTGGCTGCACTACCGCTTCCTCGACAATTGGGGCCTCCTCGACATGGCCAAGGTCTGGCGCAAGGAGTCCATCGAGGAGATGGAGCACGCCGACAAGCTCACCGCGCGCATCCTGTTCCTCGACGGCTTCCCGAACATGCAGGTGCTGGATCCCCTGCGCATCGGCCAGAACGTCAAGGAGATCATCGAGTGCGACCTCGCCGCCGAGATGAGCGCGCGTGCGCTGTACCAGGAAGCGGCGACCTACTGCCACGGCGTCAAGGACTACGTCACGCGTGACCTGTTCGAGAAGCTGATGAGCGACGAGGAGCACCACATCGACTTCCTCGAGACCCAGCTCGACCTGATCGGCCGCATCGGCCTTGAGCTCTACACCCAGAAGCACGTCGGCGGGCTGGAGGGCGAGGGGCACTGA
- a CDS encoding (2Fe-2S)-binding protein, with product MIVCSCNVLSDDDIRAAVAESDDAVRHAKQVYGCLGCSAECGRCARTIKTIIDEALGPCAQSCCSGCPHNHTVAANDEAAEPAQFALAAC from the coding sequence ATGATCGTTTGTTCCTGTAACGTGCTGAGCGATGACGACATCCGCGCCGCCGTCGCCGAGTCCGACGACGCCGTCCGCCATGCCAAGCAGGTCTATGGATGCCTCGGCTGCAGCGCCGAATGCGGTCGCTGCGCGCGGACGATCAAGACCATCATCGACGAAGCCCTCGGCCCCTGCGCCCAGTCCTGTTGCTCGGGCTGCCCGCATAACCACACCGTAGCCGCCAACGACGAGGCGGCCGAGCCCGCCCAGTTCGCCCTCGCGGCCTGCTGA
- a CDS encoding lytic murein transglycosylase codes for MMRRALIAAVIVVTCGWSSARAADAAFTQFIASLWPEAQAEGVSRRTFDEQTRGLEPDYKLPDLILPGRPALGAPSQAEFVQVPADYVKEASIARLAGEGQRLLQKYRASLGEIENKSGVPATVMLAIWGRETDYGRYTLPYDLVRVLATQAYVGRRKDQYRTEFILALKILSEGVVTRKDMRSSWAGATGLTQFLPSEYYKHGVDFDRDGRIDIWHSVPDALASAAQQLVNKGWQSGVRWAYEVQAPTKVDCTAGVPEVTKPIGQWLREGFVPVRGQKLSAAEQAQPASLLQPEGIYGPSFLTTKNYFVIKEYNFSDLYVLFVGHLADRMTSPLPFATPWAASKQLRTKDVETMQRGLTRAGLYKDKIDGKAGMQTRAALGAYQKSAGLKVDCWPSEEVLRAIQAAR; via the coding sequence ATGATGCGGCGGGCGCTCATCGCTGCGGTGATCGTGGTCACCTGCGGCTGGTCGTCCGCCCGTGCGGCCGATGCCGCCTTCACGCAGTTCATCGCCTCGCTCTGGCCTGAGGCGCAGGCTGAAGGCGTCTCGCGCAGGACGTTCGACGAACAGACGCGCGGGCTCGAGCCGGATTACAAGCTGCCCGATCTGATCCTGCCCGGCCGCCCCGCGCTAGGTGCGCCGTCGCAGGCCGAGTTCGTTCAAGTGCCTGCCGACTACGTCAAGGAAGCCTCGATCGCGCGGCTTGCCGGCGAGGGGCAACGGCTGCTGCAGAAATATCGCGCCTCGCTGGGCGAGATCGAGAACAAGTCCGGCGTGCCCGCGACCGTGATGCTCGCGATCTGGGGCCGCGAGACCGATTACGGCCGCTACACGCTGCCTTACGATTTGGTCCGCGTGCTGGCGACGCAGGCCTATGTCGGGCGCCGCAAGGATCAATACCGCACCGAGTTCATCCTCGCGCTGAAGATCCTCAGTGAAGGCGTGGTGACGCGCAAGGACATGCGCTCGTCCTGGGCGGGTGCCACAGGGCTCACGCAGTTCCTGCCATCCGAATATTACAAGCACGGTGTCGATTTCGATCGTGATGGCCGCATCGACATCTGGCATTCGGTGCCGGATGCGCTGGCGTCGGCCGCGCAGCAGCTCGTCAACAAGGGCTGGCAGAGCGGCGTGCGCTGGGCCTACGAGGTGCAGGCGCCGACCAAGGTCGATTGCACCGCCGGCGTGCCCGAGGTGACGAAGCCGATCGGACAGTGGCTGCGCGAAGGTTTCGTGCCGGTGCGCGGCCAGAAGCTGAGCGCCGCCGAACAGGCGCAGCCGGCCTCGCTGCTGCAGCCGGAAGGCATCTACGGCCCGTCATTCCTGACCACCAAGAACTACTTCGTCATCAAGGAATACAATTTCTCCGACCTCTATGTGCTGTTCGTCGGGCACCTGGCCGACCGCATGACGAGCCCACTGCCGTTTGCAACGCCATGGGCGGCCTCGAAGCAATTGCGCACGAAAGACGTCGAGACGATGCAGCGTGGGCTCACGCGCGCCGGGCTCTACAAGGACAAGATCGACGGCAAAGCCGGTATGCAGACGCGCGCCGCGCTCGGCGCCTATCAGAAGTCGGCGGGCCTCAAGGTCGACTGCTGGCCGAGCGAAGAGGTGCTGCGCGCGATCCAGGCGGCGCGATAG